Proteins from a single region of Hordeum vulgare subsp. vulgare chromosome 6H, MorexV3_pseudomolecules_assembly, whole genome shotgun sequence:
- the LOC123403198 gene encoding ubiquitin thioesterase OTUB1-like has product MCDIDANSVEQEKLSQAKVVVKVESKQDNLGINWSQLMNRIFHREGREICSEHVNHQTHPITEVRRHHRLASDEANHLDAYSEYRSVIGDGECFYRSFIFSYLEQVIDRQDTHEEHRLLRVVERMSMQHANLRWNSDFIRSSKAFKNLIKKIMRRKHGRDSTSSYRKEKLLKFFSKYDTTLDIFIFLRLVVAIQICSHREVYEPLIPGLRGNYNLEDWCLQRVTPARQLTDHVMMEALARALEVPLRVERVRGGYDPDIYTGPGVPRPRVTLLYSANHYEIIYPRAPSDESSSHQASQREDLADESSSQQTSQREDPADESSSHQASQREDPSAESSSHQASQREDPADESPSHQAPQREDPADES; this is encoded by the exons ATGTGTGATATTGATGCTAATTCTGTGGAGCAGGAGAAACTATCACAAGCAAAGGTTGTGGTAAAGGTGGAATCCAAGCAGGACAACCTAGGTATAAACTGGAGTCAGCTCATGAACAGG ATTTTTCATAGAGAAGGAAGGGAAATATGTTCGGAACATGTGAACCACCAG ACACATCCCATCACTGAAGTCAGAAGGCATCATAGGCTTGCTTCTGATGAGGCAAACCATCTTGATGCCTATTCAGAATATCGATCGGTGATTGGAGATGGGGAGTGTTTCTACAGGAGCTTCATATTTTCGTACCTT GAGCAAGTTATTGATAGGCAGGACACACATGAGGAACATCGTCTCCTTCGTGTTGTTGAAAGAATGTCCATGCAACATGCAAATCTTCGATGGAACTCTGACTTTATCAGGAGCAGCAAA GCATTTAAGAATCTGATCAAGAAAATAATGAGACGGAAACACGGCAGAGATTCAACTAGCAG CTACCGTAAAGAGAAACTTCTCAAGTTCTTCAGCAAGTATGATACGACGCTAGACA ttttcattttcctcaGATTAGTAGTAGCTATCCAGATATGCTCGCACAGGGAGGTGTATGAACCGCTTATACCAGGGCTCAGAGGAAATTACAATCTGGAAGAT TGGTGCTTGCAGCGCGTCACTCCAGCTCGTCAGTTGACAGATCATGTTATGATGGAGGCCTTGGCCAGAGCGCTTGAGGTACCCCTCAGAGTGGAGCGAGTCCGAGGAGGATATGATCCAGATATCTACACTGGTCCTGGAGTTCCCCGTCCAAGAGTGACCTTGTTGTACTCGGCAAATCACTACGAAATCATCTACCCACGCGCTCCTTCTGATGAGAGTTCGAGTCATCAGGCTTCCCAGAGAGAAGATCTTGCTGATGAGAGTTCAAGCCAACAGACTTCCCAGAGAGAAGATCCTGCTGATGAGAGTTCAAGTCACCAGGCTTCCCAGAGAGAAGATCCTTCTGCTGAGAGTTCAAGTCATCAGGCTTCCCAGAGAGAAGATCCTGCTGATGAGAGTCCAAGTCATCAGGCTCCCCAGAGAGAAGATCCTGCTGATGAGAGTTGA